The genomic segment ATCGTTCTGCCCGCTTTGAAACAGCTCGACAGCCTGGGGGCGAAGTTCGTTTTTTTGGGTAGCGGGCACCGCTGGATCGAGGACACACTGAGAGACGCCGCCGCCGCGAACAAGGATTCCTTCTGCTTTTTTCCTGGATACAACGAAGCGCTTGCTCACCTCCTCTACGCCGGCGGAGACATTTACCTGATGCCATCGCTTTTCGAGCCCTGTGGTTTGTCGCAGATGATCGCCATGCGTTACGGAACCGTCCCCGTGGTCCGTGAGGTGGGGGGACTGCGCGATACCGTGATCGATTCTGATTCCGAGGGAGGCGGCAATGGCTTTACCTTTTTGACTTACGACACCGCGGGAATGTTGTGGTCGTTACGCCGAGCGATAGAACGCTTTGCCAACGCTAACGCCTGGGATAAAATACGCATAAGGGGAATGAAAGAAGATTTTTCCTGGGACAAGTCGGCGCGGCTTTATCAAGGCCTCTATCGAGACATTCTTCCAGTGGACAAGAGGTAGCGTAAATATTCAAGTTCAGAGGGGCGGAGCGGAAGAAGTTTGAACGATTACGACGTAGCCGCCGCGGAAGAGAAATTAGACGAGGGAGAGGGTATCATGTACGGAGAAAAATACGGGAGAGTTCTCGGGATTGTGCTTGCAGGGGGCAAAGGAGAACGCTTAATGCCGTTGACTCGTTACAGGGCAAAACCGGCCGTTTATTTCGGAGCGAAATATCGTATTATCGATTTTGCTCTTTCCAATCTCGTCAACAGCGGAATTTTTGCCGTTTACGTTCTCGTCCAGTTCAAGAGCCAGTCCCTTAACGAGCACATCGAACAGGGGTGGCAGTTCGGCGGCGCTCTGCGCGGACGCGATTTTTTCGTGACGCTTGTTCCCGCGCAGATGTGGAGGGGTGAACATTGGTTCCAGGGAACGGCGGACGCCGTCTTCCAGAGTCTGCACCTGATCTCTCTTTTCAAGGCGGACGTGGTTTGTATTTTCGCCGCGGACCACATCTACAAGATGGACGTCGAACAGATGTTGGACCATCACGTCAAGTATAAAGCCGACGTCACCGTCGCCGCTAATGTGGTTCCGGTTGCTGAGGCTTATCAATTCGGTTGCATCAAGACTGACGCGTCGGGGCGCATTGTGGAGTTTCTCGAAAAACCCTCCGTTCCTCCAGAGATTCCCGACAATCCGGGGTTTTGCTATATCTCGATGGGAAACTATATTTTCGAGCGCCACATTCTGGAAGAAGCGCTGATCTATGATTCCCAGCAACCGACCAGTCACGACTTCGGACGTGACATTATTCCAGGACTGGTGCAGCAGAACGCCAGGGTATACGCCTATGATTTCTCGACCAACATTTTGCCTCACTCCACCCGCGAGATTGAAAAAGTGCACCAATGGCGTGAGGATAAACCCTATTGGCGCGACGTGGGGACGATCAAAGCCTATTGGCAGGCTCATATGGAACTTTTGAGCTACGACTCCGAGATGACGCTCTACAATCCCATGTGGCCCATTCGCACCGTTTCCTTCGCCGACCCGCCTTCCTATTCTTACCCCGCCGACGGGCACGACTGCAACGTCAACCGCGCCCTTTTGGCCGAAGGAAGCCGTATCCTTGGAGCGACAGTACAGCGATCTGTTCTGTCGCGCAACTGCGTGGTTCAGCCAGGCACGGTCATTGATGAGAGCGTCATCGGCCAAGGCGTGGTGGTGGGACGGAACTGCCGCATCCGACATGCGATCATCGACGCGCACAACTACATTCCCGACAATACCGTGATCGGCGAGGATCCTGAAGCCGACGCGCGAGAGTATTCCGTCGACCCTGCCTCCGGGATCGTGACCATAGGGATGCCGCGCATCCAATATCAGAAAGACGTGGACGAAAAAGCCCTGGACGCCTTCTCCTGGTCCACGTTCAGTTGACGGTTCACTCAAGGAGGGAAATCTGATGGAAAAAAGAGAACTCGTGATCATTGGCGCCGGCCCGGCCGGGATGACGGCGGCAATCTATGGACGCCGCGCGGGGCTTGATGTGTTGCTTCTGGAGAGAGGGGCCACGGGTGGGCAGATCAATACCACCGATGAGATCGAAAACTGGCCGGGTACACAGCGCGCCACAGGGCCGGAGCTGGGAAAT from the Synergistaceae bacterium genome contains:
- the glgC gene encoding glucose-1-phosphate adenylyltransferase, which translates into the protein MYGEKYGRVLGIVLAGGKGERLMPLTRYRAKPAVYFGAKYRIIDFALSNLVNSGIFAVYVLVQFKSQSLNEHIEQGWQFGGALRGRDFFVTLVPAQMWRGEHWFQGTADAVFQSLHLISLFKADVVCIFAADHIYKMDVEQMLDHHVKYKADVTVAANVVPVAEAYQFGCIKTDASGRIVEFLEKPSVPPEIPDNPGFCYISMGNYIFERHILEEALIYDSQQPTSHDFGRDIIPGLVQQNARVYAYDFSTNILPHSTREIEKVHQWREDKPYWRDVGTIKAYWQAHMELLSYDSEMTLYNPMWPIRTVSFADPPSYSYPADGHDCNVNRALLAEGSRILGATVQRSVLSRNCVVQPGTVIDESVIGQGVVVGRNCRIRHAIIDAHNYIPDNTVIGEDPEADAREYSVDPASGIVTIGMPRIQYQKDVDEKALDAFSWSTFS